One genomic segment of Polyodon spathula isolate WHYD16114869_AA chromosome 17, ASM1765450v1, whole genome shotgun sequence includes these proteins:
- the LOC121330404 gene encoding 40S ribosomal protein S13 — protein MGRMHAPGKGLSQSALPYRRSVPTWLKLTSDDVKEQIYKLAKKGLTPSQIGVILRDSHGVAQVRFVTGNKILRILKSKGLAPDLPEDLYHLIKKAVAVRKHLERSRKDKDAKFRLILVESRIHRLARYYKSKRVLPPNWKYESSTASALVA, from the exons ATGGGTCGTATGCACGCTCCCGG AAAGGGCCTGTCCCAGTCAGCGCTGCCTTACAGACGCAGTGTGCCGACA TGGCTGAAACTGACAAGTGACGATGTCAAAGAACAGATCTACAAGCTGGCCAAGAAAGGTCTGACCCCCTCGCAGATTG GTGTAATCCTGAGGGACTCCCATGGTGTTGCCCAGGTGCGCTTTGTCACTGGCAACAAGATTCTGAGGATCCTGAAATCCAAGGGTCTGGCACCAGACCTGCCTGAGGATCTATATCATCTGATCAAGAAGGCTGTTGCTGTCCGTAAGCACTTGGAAAGGAGCAGGAAG GACAAGGATGCCAAGTTCAGACTGATTCTCGTTGAAAGCAGAATCCACAGACTGGCCCGTTACTATAAGTCCAAGAGAGTACTTCCACCCAACTGGAAGTA CGAATCCTCCACCGCATCTGCACTGGTTGCAtaa
- the LOC121330360 gene encoding uncharacterized protein LOC121330360: MDIFIADTYITTMDSPRQAIETKNTVARFWGAGVLVVPWNLQIWISVILEPLRLILQIVYRLWTAFQVCRLEMHWGVQLILSPTVKRNRNKEAPMLNHLALSDSESHIMYSNGRKDKSGSFEPLFFNLQSQQRNECKAFLIQRTHLICDPDPSSTEVSDQSQSSCDSPIASDQEETFGEFPVKDSREAVGTASNNPEMERLESLPHDKAGESEDDSWDEVESSCQEWDTEENQKLWECFLNAADTYNPLNFSECISSCPQKKQSNPNETRCLKGEARENSSFSSDSEEVAENKNCYNCSETETEEDDWDSSSNCSASDQEENNKLWESFVNPMDPYNPLHFTACTVSTSTTQKLLECLNKHAGPAKLPEKKCLTLENSTKDSGYDSQSVSDDESNSEDEESCEKLNKKLWDSFSQSADPYNLLNFRACLRSSPADNKSEGNGVRTETNGTRPVKTTSAKPNLPKRHFKHYCQNKSKGNQQFLTWKKPAKVTARRTQEKQEKEIVKKVTFSPVVHVHVMLAWDFALRAARKSPWEEMARDRARFQRRIQEAEETIGCCWNSDHREKIQTRLSAEDSVALTALT; the protein is encoded by the exons ATGGACATTTTTATCGCTGACACGTATATAACTACTATGGATTCTCCGAGGCAGGCTATTGAAACTAAGAACACTGTAGCGAGATTTTGGGGGGCTGGTGTGTTGGTCGTTCCGTGGAATTTACAGATATGGATTTCTGTAATTCTGGAACCGCTGAGATTAATACTTCAGATTGTCTATCGACTATGGACAG CTTTTCAGGTATGCAGATTGGAAATGCATTGGGGAGTCCAGCTCATCTTGTCCCCCACAGTCAAGCGAAACAGAAACAAGGAAGCCCCTATGTTAAACCATTTAGCCTTAAGTGACTCGGAGTCACACATTATGTACAGCAATGGCAGAAAGGACAAGTCAGGCTCATTTGAGCCATTGTTTTTCAATCTTCAATCCCAACAACGCAACGAATGCAAAGCATTTCTCATACAAAGAACACATTTAATTTGTGATCCAGACCCCAGCAGCACTGAAGTCTCTGACCAGTCTCAGTCCAGTTGTGACTCACCCATTGCTAGTGATCAGGAGGAAACATTTGGTGAATTTCCAGTTAAGGATAGCAGGGAAGCAGTCGGCACAGCAAGCAATAATCCAGAGATGGAGCGACTGGAAAGCCTACCTCATGACAAAGCAGGTGAAAGTGAGGATGACTCGTGGGATGAAGTTGAAAGCAGTTGTCAGGAGTGGGATACAGAGGAAAATCAGAAGTTATGGGAAtgctttttaaatgcagcagaCACTTATAATCCACTCAACTTTTCAGAATGTATTTCAAGCTGCCCTCAGAAGAAGCAGTCTAACCCTAATGAGACTCGGTGTCTTAAAGGTGAAGCAAGGGAGAACTCTTCTTTCAGCAGTGACTCGGAAGAAGTGGCTGAAAACAAGAATTGTTATAACTGctctgaaactgaaactgaagagGATGACTGGGACAGTTCCAGCAATTGTAGCGCAAGCGACCAGGAGGAAAATAATAAACTGTGGGAATCTTTTGTGAATCCCATGGACCCTTATAACCCTTTGCATTttacagcctgcactgtgagcaCCAGCACAACACAGAAATTGTTGGAATGTTTAAACAAGCACGCAGGGCCGGCGAAGTTGCCAGAGAAGAAATGCCTGACGTTGGAAAACAGTACAAAAGACAGCGGCTATGACAGCCAGTCTGTAAGTGATGATGAGAGTAATTCAGAAGATGAGGAAAGTTGCGAGAAGCTTAACAAAAAACTGTGGGACTCGTTTTCACAAAGTGCCGACCCTTACAATCTTTTGAATTTCAGAGCTTGCCTGAGAAGTTCCCCAGCTGACAATAAAAGTGAAGGTAATGGGGTGAGAACTGAGACAAACGGAACTAGGCCGGTGAAAACCACCTCAGCAAAACCAAACTTACCAAAGAGACATTTTAAGCATTACTGTCAGAACAAAAGCAAAGGTAACCAGCAGTTTCTTACCTGGAAGAAGCCTGCCAAGGTGACTGCAAGGCGTACACAAGAGAAACAGGAGAAAGAAATTGTGAAAAAG GTTACATTTTCACCAGTTGTTCATGTCCATGTCATGCTTGCTTGGGACTTTGCATTAAGAGCAGCTCGGAAATCTCCCTGGGAAGAAATGGCACGTGACAGAGCCAGGTTTCAGCGCAGGATTCAGGAAGCTGAAGAGACAATAGGCTGCTGCTGGAATTCTGATCACAGGGAGAAAATACAAACTCGGCTCAGTGCTGAAGACAGTGTTGCACTCACAGCCCTGACGTGA